In Candidatus Woesebacteria bacterium, one DNA window encodes the following:
- a CDS encoding Peptidase M23 family: MEDSFQQLLDLFEEIKLFLKDLSEFIVKHLRLSFFKFELGKKIFATALYRQRGKLAGRFMHTGMASLAALGVFMAPVVANEFPGRSVDPWSFAPSGAVLSAATEEQATETVVSDRLREKIIEYIVAPGDTISSIAKKFDVSEDTIRWQNKLDKKGTIKVGQTLEILPVTGVSHKVQKGDTVYSIAKKYDASPQAIVDFPYNTFTNDETFALAVGQIIIVPDGVMPAETPTGPSERIRQITPDAGTVVASGNFVWPASGSITQRFAWYHKGVDIANKAAPDILAADSGKVIVAGWPDNYGYGNRVMIDHGNGFVTLYAHLSAIYVKVGQTVSRGSAIGKMGSTGRSTGTHLHFEVIKSGTHINPLNVLK, encoded by the coding sequence ATGGAAGATTCATTTCAACAGCTTTTGGATCTCTTTGAGGAGATAAAACTTTTTCTCAAGGATCTTTCTGAATTTATCGTCAAACATCTCCGCCTTTCTTTCTTCAAGTTTGAGCTTGGCAAAAAAATCTTTGCAACAGCGCTTTACCGCCAAAGGGGAAAACTTGCCGGTCGTTTTATGCATACGGGCATGGCCTCGCTTGCCGCTTTAGGGGTTTTTATGGCGCCTGTTGTTGCCAACGAATTTCCCGGCCGTTCAGTTGACCCTTGGAGTTTTGCTCCAAGCGGCGCTGTCCTTTCGGCTGCAACAGAAGAACAGGCGACGGAGACTGTGGTTTCTGATAGATTGCGCGAGAAGATTATTGAATATATAGTTGCTCCTGGAGATACAATTTCAAGCATTGCCAAAAAGTTTGATGTCTCAGAGGATACAATTCGCTGGCAAAATAAACTTGATAAAAAAGGAACCATTAAAGTTGGGCAAACCCTTGAAATTTTGCCAGTAACAGGGGTTTCTCATAAAGTTCAGAAAGGGGATACAGTTTATTCTATTGCCAAAAAATATGACGCCTCGCCACAGGCTATTGTAGATTTTCCTTACAATACTTTTACCAATGATGAGACTTTTGCTTTGGCTGTGGGGCAGATAATCATAGTTCCTGATGGTGTGATGCCAGCTGAGACGCCAACAGGTCCTAGTGAGCGAATTCGCCAAATTACGCCTGATGCGGGAACTGTAGTTGCTTCAGGCAATTTTGTTTGGCCGGCTTCTGGCTCAATCACGCAGAGATTCGCCTGGTACCACAAAGGAGTTGATATTGCCAATAAAGCTGCTCCTGATATCTTGGCGGCTGATTCTGGTAAAGTTATTGTCGCCGGCTGGCCTGATAATTATGGCTATGGCAATCGGGTAATGATAGATCACGGCAATGGCTTTGTTACTTTGTATGCTCATCTGTCTGCCATTTATGTTAAGGTAGGGCAGACTGTCTCAAGAGGCTCGGCAATTGGGAAGATGGGATCAACTGGCCGTTCAACTGGTACGCATCTTCATTTTGAAGTAATCAAATCAGGAACCCACATTAACCCTCTTAATGTTCTGAAGTAG